From bacterium:
TGCATCACCGAGGGCGTGCCCACCCTGGACATGGTCAAGGTCATGCCCTACCTCGCCGAGCGCGGCGTGCGGCTGGTCGGGCCCAACTGCCCCGGCTTCATCAACCCCGGGCAGAAGGCCAAGCTCGGCATCATGCCCACCAACATCGTGGCGCCCGGGCCGGTCGGCCTGATCTCCCGCAGCGGGACGCTGACCTACGAGGTCGTCGACGCCCTGACCCGCGCAGGCCTGGGCCAGACGACGTGCCTGGGCATCGGCGGCGACCCGGTCATCGGGACGAACTTCATGGACGCCCTGCAGGCGTTCCACGCCGACCCCGAGACGCAGGCCCTGGTCATGATCGGGGAGATCGGCGGCGACGCCGAGGAGCGGGCCGCCGACTTCGTGAAGGCCAACATGAAGATCCCGGTCGTGTCGTTCATCGCCGGCCGCACGGCGCCCCCCGGCAAGCGGATGGGCCAC
This genomic window contains:
- a CDS encoding succinate--CoA ligase subunit alpha, with the translated sequence CITEGVPTLDMVKVMPYLAERGVRLVGPNCPGFINPGQKAKLGIMPTNIVAPGPVGLISRSGTLTYEVVDALTRAGLGQTTCLGIGGDPVIGTNFMDALQAFHADPETQALVMIGEIGGDAEERAADFVKANMKIPVVSFIAGRTAPPGKRMGHAGAIVSGGSGTAAEKKKALESAGIPVADRPADVVPLLQQIWKR